From Myxococcus guangdongensis:
GGCGGACGCTCGCGGGCCCCTCGCGAACACGCAACTGGCCGGGGCCCGGGCTCCCCCTAGATTGGCGCGGAGCCATGGCTTCGACGCGCCCGTCCTCCTGGATGACTCCTCCGACGCCCGCTGCCTCCCACTCCGGGATGGCGTCCAGGGCCGAGGAGCGCCTCCAGGCCGGGCCTTCGTCGGGCCGCCGGGGGACGGGACGGGGTGGGACATGGGTCCGACGGCGCTGACCTTCTACCGAGCCGCGAGGCGGCTGCGCACGCTGGGTGTCCCGATGCTGCCGGGCATGGTGGCCGCCGTGGGCGACCGGCTCCTGCACAGCCACGTGGACATCGACGCGCGGCTGCACGCCTCGGTGGGGCTGGGCTACGGCGGCGTCGGCGTGGTGGTGGCCCCCGGCGTGGAGGTGGGCGAGGGCAGCTTCCTGTCCCAGAACGTCAGCGTGGAGCCGCAGCTGGGTGTGCCCGGCGTGCCCCGCATCGGCCGCAACGTCTACGTGGGCGTGGGGGCTCAAATCATCGGCCCCGTCACCGTGGGGGACGGCGCGGTGATTGGCGCGGGCGCCCTGGTGACGTCGGACGTCCCGCCCCTGACCGTGGTGGCGGGCACGCCCGCCCGGGTGGTGAAGGTGAAGCAGTCGATGTCGCACGGGCACTGACGAGGGCCCTGCAGGAGACGGCGTCCCCTCCCCCACCAGCCATCCAGGCGGCTCGGGGGTTGTCGGAGTCTCGTCGGCCGGGGCGTCCACCCCTCCATGCAAACTCCAAGAACTCCTGCGCGGCCCACTCTTGTGGCATATACCCACACCATGCCTTCCGCCCTGACCGCCTCCGAGATTCGAGAGGCGTTCCTCAAGTTCTTCGAGGAGCGTGGACACCGCCGCGTCCCGTCCTCCTCGCTGGTGCCCGCCAACGACCCGACGCTGCTGTTCACCAACGCGGGCATGGTGCAGTTCAAGGATGTGTTCACGGGCCGCGAGCGCCGTGACTACAGCCGCGCCACCACGTCGCAGAAGTGCGTGCGCGCCGGTGGCAAGCACAACGACCTCGACAACGTGGGCTACACCGCGCGCCACCACACGTTCTTCGAGATGCTCGGCAACTTCTCCTTCGGCGACTACTTCAAGGCGGACGCGATTGCGTACGGCTGGGAGTTCGTGACGAAGACGCTCGGACTGCCCCCCGCGCGGCTGGCCATCACCGTGTTCAACGGCGAGGGTGGCATCCCGTGGGACGAGGAGGCGTTCGAGCTGTGGGCGAAGCAGGGCGTCGCCCGCGAGCGCATCTACAAGCTCGGCCTGAAGGACAACTTCTGGTCCATGGGCGAGACGGGCCCGTGCGGCCCCTGCTCCGAGATCCACTTCCACCAGGGCGACGACATCCCCTGTGTCGAGGAGGCGGCGGGCAAGCCGTGTCAGGGCGTCGCGTGTGACTGCGACCGGTGGCTGGAAATCTGGAACCTCGTGTTCATGCAGTTCGAGCGCAAGGAGAAGGACGCGCCGCTGATTCCGCTGCCCAAGCCGTCCATCGACACGGGCGCGGGCCTGGAGCGCATCGCCTCCGTCGTGCAGGGCAAGCGCTCCAACTACGACACCGACCTGTTCCAGAGCATCATCGCGAAGGTGGTGGAGGTCTCCGGCAAGCCGTACTCGCAGGAGACGGGCGCTTCCCACCGCGTCATCGCGGACCACAGCCGCACCGCCGCGTTCCTCATCTCCGACGGCGTGCAGCCCTCCAACGAGGGCCGGGGCTACGTCCTGCGCCGCATCATGCGCCGCGCGATCCGCCACGGCACGCTGCTGGGCCTGGAGCAGATCTTCTTCTTCAAGGTCGTGGACCGGGTCATCGAGTTGATGAGTGACGCGTTCCCGGAGCTGCGCGACAGCCGGCCCTTCATCCTCAAGGTCTCCGAGCACGAGGAGGAGAGCTTCCGCCGCACGCTCAACCGCGGCATGAAGATGATCGACGAGAGCGTCTCCCGGCTGAAGCAGTCCGGCGAGAAGCTCATGTCCGGCGCGGACGTGTTCCTGCTGCACGGCACCTACGGCTTCCCGTGGGATTTGACGCAGATCATCCTGCGTGAGCACGGGCTCGACGCGGACCTCCCCGGCTTCGATGTGGAGCTGAAGAAGGAGGCCGAGCGCAACGAGGGTGGCAAGCTCACCAAGGACAAGGCCATCGGCGACGTCTACCTCAAGCTCATCGAGAAGCTCGGGCCCTCCGAGTTCCTGGGCTACGAGGGCGAGGGCCACGAGGGCGAGGGCAGCATCCGCGCGCTGATTCGCGACGGCGTGGAGGCGGTGCAGGCGTCCCAGGGCGACAAGGTGGAGCTGGTGCTGGACCGGACGCCGTTCTACGGCGAGTCCGGCGGCCAGCTGGGCGACACCGGCGACATCGTGGGCCACGGCGGCAAGGCGAAGGCCAAGGTCCTGGACGCGCAGCGCCCGGTGCAGGGGCTCATCGTCCACACGGTGGAGGTCACCGAGGGCAGCTTCCAGGTTGGCGACATGGTGCAGGCGGCGGTGGACGTGGAGCGGCGCAAGGCCATCCGCGCGAACCACTCCGCGACGCACCTGCTCCACAAGGCGCTCAAGCTGGTGCTGGGCGAGCACGTGAAGCAGGCGGGCTCCGTCGTCGCGGCGGACTTCCTGCGCTTCGACTTCTCGCACTTCGGCCCGATGACGACCGAGGAGTCGGAGAAGGTCGAGGACCTGGTCAACGGCTGGATTCGCGACAACGCGGCGGCGCAGACGCGCGTCATGGCGCTGGAGGACGCGAAGAAGTCCGGCGCGGTGGCCATGTTCGGTGAGAAGTACGGCGAGACGGTGCGCGTCGTCACCGTGCACCCGGAGTCCACCGAGCTGTGCGGCGGCACGCACGTCAAGCGCAGCGGCGACATCGGCCTGTTCAAGATTTCGAGCGAGAGCGGCGTGGCGTCCGGCGTGCGGCGCATCATCGCGCTGACGGGCGTGGGCGCGTTCCAGCACGTGCGCGAGCAGGAGCACGAGCTGCGCAAGGTGGCCGAGCTGCTCAAGACGTCCCCCAAGGACGTCGTCAAGCGCGTGGAGGCGACGCAGAAGCGCGTGAAGGAGCTCGAGCGCAAGGTCGAGGAGGTCTCCGTCAAGGCTCAGACGGCCGGCAGCAAGGACCTGCTGGAGCAGGCGCGCGACGTCAACGGCATGAAGGTGCTGGCCACGCGCGTGGACCCGGCGGACGACAAGGTGTTCCGCGGCATGGCGGACAACCTGCGCGACCGCATCCAGTCGGGCGTGGTGGCCATCGGTGGTGAGAAGGACGGCCGGGCCATCATCCTCGTCGCGGTGACGAAGGACGTGGTGGCCAAGGGCATCAGCGCGGGTGAGCTGGTCCGGGAGATGGCCAAGGAGGTCGGCGGCAAGGGCGGTGGCAAGCCCGACATGGCGCAGGCCGGTGGTCCGGACTCGGCGAAGCTGCCCGCCGCGCTCGAGAAGCTGTACGAACTGGTGAAGGGAGCTGGCGCCGCGTGAGCCCTCGTGTCCGCCCTGCCCTGGTGTCGCTGACGCCGCTCCTGACCGCGGCCCTCCTGTGGGGGGGCTGCACGAAGGAGGAGCCTGCGTCCGGGGCCCTGGGCACGGCGGACGAGCGCACGCTGCAGAAGCTGCGGCAGGAAGTGGACCGGGTGAACCAGGGCGGTCGTCCCACGCCCGGTCCCGAGTCGAGCCGGGGAGATCCGAACGCACAGCTCGCGGGGCTCGCCGCCGGGCTGGAGGATGCGGCGCCCCGGCGGTTGGAGCTGCCGGAGTCGAATGCCACGGTGCACATCGACACGGTGGCGGTGAAGCTCACGGGCCTGGAGTCCTCGCACTCGGTGAAGGGCTCGGGGAAGCTGAGCATGACGACGGAGGAGTTGTTCCTCCGGGTGCAGTTGGTGACGCAGAACGTGGGACCCGCGCCCGTGACGCAGGACTGGGATGCGGCGCGGGTGGTGGGCGCGCAAGACGCGTCGTATGGGATTGCCCGGGATGCGCAGGTGCTCGCGGGGACGCGCCCGCTGCGCCGCACGTGGGCGCTCGAGGAGCGCTCGGACGTCATCCTCCTGTTCGAGCTGCCCCCGCCGGCCCTGCGGGAAGGTGACCTCCACCTGGTCATCCCGGGGACGGGGGGAGAGGTGCGGATCCCCCTGCGATGAGCGGGCTTGTTCCCAAGCTGCTTCCGCTGCGCATCCGTCTTCCGTACGGCACGGAGGAGGAGTTCATCGACAAGTACGGCTCGAACGTGGCGCGCGGCGGCGTGTTCATCGCCACGCGCGCGCTGAAGCCCGAGGGAACGGGGCTCGCGTTCGAGTTCGTGCTGGCGGATGGGAGCCGGCTCTTGCGCGGCGAGGGCGTGGTGGTGAAGGCGCAGGTGGAGTCGGGCGCGGGGCGCTCCGGCATGACGGTGCGCTTCGTGAAGCTGGACGCGGCGAGCAAGGCGCTCGTCGACCGCATCGTCGTGCGCAAGGGGCCGCCGGAGCCCGCGCCGCATCAACTGGTTCCCGGGTTGGTGCGCAAGGGCCGGACCGTGGCGACGCCGGCGCCCGTGGTTCCGGTGGAACCCGCGAGTCACGGCGTCGAGGATTCGAGTGCCGAGGCGGCTGGGCCTGCGGCACTGAGTGCGCGGACGTCGAGCCATGAAGAGTCGGTGGATGCGGCTCCTGCACCTGCGCACGAGGCTCCGCGCGATTTCGAGTCCGAGGCGCGGGCCGCTGACGTCGCGGCTCCACGTGAGGCCGACTCGGAAGCCGCGTCACCGTCCACGGGATTTGAGACGTCGAGCGCGTACGACCAGGAGGCACGTCCTTCTCACGAGAGCGTGAGTTCGGAGACTGGTCACGAGGCCGTGGCCCGACATGACGAAGGCGCTGGGACGGCGCCACGTGCTTCGGACTTCGAGGCGCCCCATACGGAACTCCGCCAGGAGAGCGAAGCTCCGCGTGCCCTGGGCCTCGATGCGGAGTCGGGTGCTTCGGACTCCGGGATGCCGGGTGTGGAGCCCAGCCAGGCGGAGGGGGCTCACGCACAGGAGGATGCGAGCACCTCGCTCGACTTCGACATCACCGCGAGCCTGTTCGGCCCCGATGACGACGAGCCTGCCGGCACTGCCGAACAGACGGGTGCGCGGTCACTGGAAGCGACGGTTTCTCCAGCGTCGAGGTCGACACTCTCGGCCGAGGCGCTCTTCGGCGACGACTTCGATGCACGGGATGCCACACCGTCACCGTCGGCTGCGCAGCTCGAGGAGACAACGGGCTCACCTGCCGTTGATTCTTCAGGGCCAACGACGACATCGACGCAAACAGGGGGTTCGACCTTCGCGGGCTCGACGAGCACCGTCGCGTCGCTGGTGGAGCCGACTCCAGCGTCGGAGTACTCGACGGACCTGGCGGTCATCTCCACGGATTCGGCCGCGTCCACCACCGAACCTGCGACGACTGCTCCGGCTCGCTTCGAGTACGTGACTGGCACGTCGGAGCCGTCGACGCCTTCGTCTACCGTCGCCGGGGAGCACGTCGAGGCTTCAACACGCCCCAACGCTGCGGACACGTGGGGCGATGCTCCGACGAGCGATGCGGAGTTGTCGTTCCAGTCCGTCGACCCGAGTCCTTCTTCGGGGCCCAGCACGAGTAGCACCAGTGCAGAGGGCGTAACCGCCGTGGCCACGGGCAGCGCGACAAGCCGCACGAACATCACCGGTGCCGAAGGGGCGCCCCCCATCACGGGCACCACAGAATCTGGCCCCGCGACACGGACCACCGATTCATCGACGCCAAGCACCACGAACAACTCCGGTGCTGCAGGCGTGCCCATCACGACGTCCGCATCGACGAGCGCGACTGAGTCGACGCCATCCTCACGACCCACTGCATCGAGCAGCGTCGGTGCGGCTGGCGTAACCGTCAAGGCGGGCACGACCGAGTCGGCCCCATCGGCAAAGCCCGTGTCGAGCAGCATCGGTGCACCCGGGGTGACGGCATCTACCGGCACGATCGAGTCGGTTCCATCTACACGGCCGACTGCGCCGAGCAGCTTGGATGCGGCAGGAGTGACGGCCACCACGACCGAGTCGGATTCATCGACACCGCCTGTGTCGAGCAGCACCAGTACAGCAGGCGTGGCCGCATCTACGGGCACGACCGATTCGGCTTCGTCGACACTGCCTGCGTCGAACAGCATCGGTGCAGCAGACGCCACCGCGACCGAGTCGGCTTCGTCGACGCAGCCTGCGTCGAAAAGCACCGGTGCAGCAGACGTGACCGCATCTGCGAACACGACCGAGTCGGCTTCGTCGACGCAGCCTGCGCCGAACAGCACTGGTGCAGCAGAAGCGGCCGCCACGGCGGGCACAACCGCGTCGGTCCCATCGACACGGCCTGCGCCGAACAGCACCGGTGCAGCAGACGTAACCGCATCTGCGAGCACGACCGAGGCAGCCTCACCGACGCAGCCTGCGCCGAACAACACCAGTGCAGCAGAAGCGACCGCTACGGCGGGCACGACCGCGTCGGTCCCATCGACACGGCCTGCGCCGAACAGCACCGGCGCAGCAGACGTGACCGCATCTGCGAGCACGACCGAGTCAGCCCCATCGACGCAGCCTGTGTCGAGCAGCATCGGTGCAGCAGGCGTCACCGCATCTACGCCCACGACCGAGTCAGCCCCATCGACACAGCCGGTGTCGAATAGCACCGGTGCAGCGGGCGTGGCCGCATCCGCATCTACGGGCAGGTCCGAGTCGACATCGTCGACACTGCCCGCGCCGAACAACATCAATGCAGCAGACGTAACCGCTTCTACGGACACGACCGAGTCGGCTCCGTCGACGCTGCCTGCGTCGAGCAACGTCAATGCAGCAGGCATGACCGCATCGACGGCCACGACCGAGTCGGCTCCGTCGACACAGGCTGCGTCGAACAACCTCGGCGCAGCAGACGTGACCGCCACGGCGAGCACGACCCAGCCCGGTCAGTCGGCACACTCCACCGTCGCATCGGTGCTCAGCACCACGAACATCACAGGCGCGTCCGCAGTCACTGGCACCACCGACCCCACTCGCTCGCCCCAGCCCGCGCCTCGCCCCAACACCGAGCCGCGGTCCGAGCCCAGCGAAGCCCCGACGCCTCCACAAGATGCAGACACCGCGCGCAATCGCCGCCGCGCGCTGCTCGAAGTCCCCGTCTCCGCGCCCACCACCTCCCCCTCGCTCCCCGAGGTCGTCCTCGGCATCGACCTGGGCACCTCGCACGCGCGCGTCGCCGTCTTCCACGACGGCATCGCTCAGCTCGTCCCGCTCCCGGGCACGGAGGGCCACGAACTCCCTGCCCTCATCGCCGTGGACGGCAACGAAGAGCTGCTCGTCGGCCCCGCCGCACAAGTCGAGGCCACACGGGCCCCACGTCGCGCCGCGCCCGGACTCATGCGTCTGCTCGGCCTGCGCGCACGCTCGCCCCGCCTGCGCACCCTCGCTCCACAACTCCCCTTCCCCGTCGCCGCGGACCCGAGCGGGGACGCCTCCGTGGAGCTCGGGGGACGCCTCGTCGCCCCCACGCTCGTCACCGCGCTCCTCCTGCGCGAGCTGAAGCACGCCGCCGCGACCTTCGTCGGCCGGAAGGCCTCTCGCGCCGTCATCTGCGCGCCCACCCACTTCACCGACCGACAGCGCGCCGCCCTGCGTGACGCGGCCACCATGGCCGGGCTCGATGCCCAGCGCATCCTCACCGCCCCCGCCGCCGCGGCCCTCGCGCACGGCCACGGCAAGGGCCTGGCTCGCAAGCGCGTCCTCGTCGTGGACCTCGGTGGCGGCGGGCTCGGCGTGTGCGTCGTCCAGGTCACCGGTGACGACCTGGAGGTCATCACCACCGGCGGAGACCCCACCGTGGGCGGCCTGGACTTCGACGCCCGCATCGCCGAGGCCCTCGCCAGCGACCTCGCCGCCCAGGGCATCCCCCGCCCCGAGCACCCGCTCGACTGGGGCCCCCTGCGAAGCGCCGCCGAGTCCGCCAAGATGGCCCTCACCGAGAAGGACCAGGTGGACGTCACCCTGCCCTCCGGAAGCGTCCCCCCGCTCAGCCGCGAGCGCATGGAGGCCCTCACCGCGGACCTCGCCCAGCGCGTGACGTCCGTCGTGCGCGAGGTCCTCGACTCCAACGCCCTCTCTCCTCAGGGACTCGACGCCGTGCTCCTCGTGGGTGGCCAGGGCCGCACACCCCTCGTCCGCCGCCGCCTCGAAGAGAGCCTCGGCGTGCCCGTGCGCGACGACGTGGACGCGCGCGGCGCCGTGGCCCTGGGCGCGGCACTGCTCGGCCACGGCATCGTGCTCGCAGAGGGCGGCAAGCCCGCGGCCTCCGTCTCCGAAGTCCTCTCCGCCCCCATCGGCGTCGCCGAGCGCGGAGGCACCCAGCGCCGCGTGCTCGAGCGCACGACACGACTGCCCGCAGGCAAGACGCTCGTCATCCCCGTGTCCGCGCCTGGCCCGCTGGAGCTCGCCCTCTTCCAGGGCGCCGCGCCGCTCGTCGCGGAGAACGAATACCTCGGCCGCCTCTCGCTCAACGTCGAGCGCCCGGGCGAGGTGGAGCTGCACTTCACCCTGTCCGCAGACGCCGCGCTGAGCCTTGAGGCCACGCTGCCAGGCGTGCGCCGCCAGCCTGTCTCCCTCGCCCTGGAGGACCTGGACGACGCGGGGCGCGAGGCGCTCGTCGCCCGCTCGCCGCTGGTAGGCGAGCCCGAGGCCCGCCCCAGCGGACTGTTGTCCGGGCTGAAGAAGCTCTTCGGCCGCCGCTGAGCGCCCCTCCGTCCGTCTCCTGGCGGACCTTCCGAACCACCGCCGCCCCAGTGGCCTCCCTCTGTAGCCGACTCAACGGATGCCCAGCTTTCCGCTGACCGGATTTGCGAGGAGGTAATCGATGCGACGTTCGACGTGGGGGGGAGTTGCCGTAGCGACCGTGACGCTGGCGAGCCCGGCGTTCGCGATTGAGGCCCAGAAGGTGGCGGGGGCCCTGGACATGAGGCGGGAGCCCGAGGTCGGTCTCGACGTGCGACTGGGCCTGGGCAGCTTCACCGGAGACCTGGGCAGGGACGTGGGCGTGGGACCGCTCTTCAGCATCAACGCCGACGCCCAGGCCTGGAAGTACGTGGGAATCGAGGTCGGCTACGAGCTGCAGCGCATGCCCGTCGACGCCAGGCGCGTCGACAACGAGGACTCGGGCCTGTGGCGAAACAACCTGGGCCTCATGGCCAAGGCGGGCCCGCTCATCGACGAGAAGTGGCGCCCCTTCGTCGGCGCCGGCGCGGGCCTGAGCTACGTCGACCCCACCGACGGCGCCGACGGCGTCTACCAGAGTGACTGGATAGCCGAGTTCCCGCTCGCCGCCGGCGTGGACTACCGCTTGGGCCGCGTCCTCTTCGCGGGCGCCCGGGCCACCTACCGCCTGCTGGGCGGAGAGGACATCGTGGACCGCCCCGGCACCACCAGCGCCGCCAAGGGCAGTCTCTTCAACGCCAACCTCACCCTGGGCGGCCGCTTCTAACCGGTCCGCTCACACCGTGCGCAGCGCGAGCACCGTCTCGGGGCGTGGGTCCTTCTCCCACGCCTCGAGCAGCTCCGCCGCCGGTGAGCGCTTCGACGCGGCGACCTCCGCGAGCGGCTCCAACAACGGCGCATCCGCCGCGTCCAGCCGTCCCAGACCCCGCCGCGCGATGCCCACCATCTCCTCCGCGAGCCGGTACAGCTCGCGCGCGCCCAGCCGCCCCGCCAGCCCCTCGCGCCGGGCCGTGTCGTGGAAGGCCAGGTGCTCCACGTACGTGAGCTGGGGCAACAGCCGCTCCGCCTCGTCCAGCGCGGTGGCGTCGTACAGGATGCCGCGCCACAAGGCCGCCAGCGCGCCCGTCATCGCCGCGTTGCCGCAGTCCGCGCCCCGCACCTCGACGACCTTCTTCAGCCGCACCTCGGGGAAGAGCGTGGACAGATGGTCCGTCCAGTCCGCCAGGTCCGGCGGCTGCCCCTCGAAGCCCTGCTCCAGCAACTGTCGGAAGGTGAGCTTCGGGTGCAGGTACTTCCCCTCGCGGCGCAGGAAGAGCAGCGGCGCGTCCAGCGCCCAGTCCACGTAGGCCCGGTAGGAGAAGGAGCCGTCGAAGAACGCCGGCAGGTAGCCGCAGCGCGTCGGGTCCACCTCGTCCCAGACGCGGTTCCTGAAGGACAGGTACCCGGAGGGCCTGCCGTCCACGAGCGGGCTGTTGGCGTACAGCGCGTTCATGATGGGTGACAGTCGCGCCACCACCACCGTCTTGCGGACACAGTCGGCCTCGTCCTTCCAGTCGAGCGACACCTGTCCGGTGGCGGTCATCAACATCATGTTCAGCGCCAGCCGGCCGCGCTCCGGCAGGGTGCGCCGCATCACCAGGTAGCGGCTCTTGGGCATCCACGGCTGGGTGAACGTCGTCCCCGTGGGCCGGTACCCCAGCGTCACGAGCCGCAGTCCCAGCGCCCCCGCCGCCGCCTTCACCTGCTTCAGGTGGGCCAGGTTCTCCGCGTGCGCCTCGCGCGCGGTGTGGAAGGGGCTGCCGGACAGCTCGAACTGGCCGCCGGGCTCCAGGGAGATGGTGGCCTCGCCGCGCTCGCGCTGCAGGGCGATGACGGGGGAGTCCGGCGTCTCCCGGAACGGGACGTAGCCGTCGGGGGCCAGTCGGATCAGGAGCGCGCCCACCCCGGAGTCACCCTCGTAGGGGACCGGCTCGGACGAGCCCACCGGGTAGAGGAGCTTCTCGTGCTCGAGCCCCAGGCGCAGCTCCTCCTGGGGTTTCTCGGCGGCGCGAAATCCCGACACCAGCATGTCGACGGAGGTGATGGGCTCGGAGACGGCTCGCTTGAGGTCGAGTGACATGGGCGCGCCCTATATAACGGGGACCTCCGGACCCGCTGTCGATTCGCGCACTGGCCCGCCATGAGCCCTCCCTCTCCCATCCCCACTGTGTCCCCCCAGCCGCGCCTGTCCGATTTCTT
This genomic window contains:
- a CDS encoding outer membrane beta-barrel protein encodes the protein MTLASPAFAIEAQKVAGALDMRREPEVGLDVRLGLGSFTGDLGRDVGVGPLFSINADAQAWKYVGIEVGYELQRMPVDARRVDNEDSGLWRNNLGLMAKAGPLIDEKWRPFVGAGAGLSYVDPTDGADGVYQSDWIAEFPLAAGVDYRLGRVLFAGARATYRLLGGEDIVDRPGTTSAAKGSLFNANLTLGGRF
- a CDS encoding DapH/DapD/GlmU-related protein; protein product: MGPTALTFYRAARRLRTLGVPMLPGMVAAVGDRLLHSHVDIDARLHASVGLGYGGVGVVVAPGVEVGEGSFLSQNVSVEPQLGVPGVPRIGRNVYVGVGAQIIGPVTVGDGAVIGAGALVTSDVPPLTVVAGTPARVVKVKQSMSHGH
- a CDS encoding glutamate--cysteine ligase, producing MSLDLKRAVSEPITSVDMLVSGFRAAEKPQEELRLGLEHEKLLYPVGSSEPVPYEGDSGVGALLIRLAPDGYVPFRETPDSPVIALQRERGEATISLEPGGQFELSGSPFHTAREAHAENLAHLKQVKAAAGALGLRLVTLGYRPTGTTFTQPWMPKSRYLVMRRTLPERGRLALNMMLMTATGQVSLDWKDEADCVRKTVVVARLSPIMNALYANSPLVDGRPSGYLSFRNRVWDEVDPTRCGYLPAFFDGSFSYRAYVDWALDAPLLFLRREGKYLHPKLTFRQLLEQGFEGQPPDLADWTDHLSTLFPEVRLKKVVEVRGADCGNAAMTGALAALWRGILYDATALDEAERLLPQLTYVEHLAFHDTARREGLAGRLGARELYRLAEEMVGIARRGLGRLDAADAPLLEPLAEVAASKRSPAAELLEAWEKDPRPETVLALRTV
- a CDS encoding Hsp70 family protein; the protein is MTASTATTESAPSTQAASNNLGAADVTATASTTQPGQSAHSTVASVLSTTNITGASAVTGTTDPTRSPQPAPRPNTEPRSEPSEAPTPPQDADTARNRRRALLEVPVSAPTTSPSLPEVVLGIDLGTSHARVAVFHDGIAQLVPLPGTEGHELPALIAVDGNEELLVGPAAQVEATRAPRRAAPGLMRLLGLRARSPRLRTLAPQLPFPVAADPSGDASVELGGRLVAPTLVTALLLRELKHAAATFVGRKASRAVICAPTHFTDRQRAALRDAATMAGLDAQRILTAPAAAALAHGHGKGLARKRVLVVDLGGGGLGVCVVQVTGDDLEVITTGGDPTVGGLDFDARIAEALASDLAAQGIPRPEHPLDWGPLRSAAESAKMALTEKDQVDVTLPSGSVPPLSRERMEALTADLAQRVTSVVREVLDSNALSPQGLDAVLLVGGQGRTPLVRRRLEESLGVPVRDDVDARGAVALGAALLGHGIVLAEGGKPAASVSEVLSAPIGVAERGGTQRRVLERTTRLPAGKTLVIPVSAPGPLELALFQGAAPLVAENEYLGRLSLNVERPGEVELHFTLSADAALSLEATLPGVRRQPVSLALEDLDDAGREALVARSPLVGEPEARPSGLLSGLKKLFGRR
- the alaS gene encoding alanine--tRNA ligase; this translates as MPSALTASEIREAFLKFFEERGHRRVPSSSLVPANDPTLLFTNAGMVQFKDVFTGRERRDYSRATTSQKCVRAGGKHNDLDNVGYTARHHTFFEMLGNFSFGDYFKADAIAYGWEFVTKTLGLPPARLAITVFNGEGGIPWDEEAFELWAKQGVARERIYKLGLKDNFWSMGETGPCGPCSEIHFHQGDDIPCVEEAAGKPCQGVACDCDRWLEIWNLVFMQFERKEKDAPLIPLPKPSIDTGAGLERIASVVQGKRSNYDTDLFQSIIAKVVEVSGKPYSQETGASHRVIADHSRTAAFLISDGVQPSNEGRGYVLRRIMRRAIRHGTLLGLEQIFFFKVVDRVIELMSDAFPELRDSRPFILKVSEHEEESFRRTLNRGMKMIDESVSRLKQSGEKLMSGADVFLLHGTYGFPWDLTQIILREHGLDADLPGFDVELKKEAERNEGGKLTKDKAIGDVYLKLIEKLGPSEFLGYEGEGHEGEGSIRALIRDGVEAVQASQGDKVELVLDRTPFYGESGGQLGDTGDIVGHGGKAKAKVLDAQRPVQGLIVHTVEVTEGSFQVGDMVQAAVDVERRKAIRANHSATHLLHKALKLVLGEHVKQAGSVVAADFLRFDFSHFGPMTTEESEKVEDLVNGWIRDNAAAQTRVMALEDAKKSGAVAMFGEKYGETVRVVTVHPESTELCGGTHVKRSGDIGLFKISSESGVASGVRRIIALTGVGAFQHVREQEHELRKVAELLKTSPKDVVKRVEATQKRVKELERKVEEVSVKAQTAGSKDLLEQARDVNGMKVLATRVDPADDKVFRGMADNLRDRIQSGVVAIGGEKDGRAIILVAVTKDVVAKGISAGELVREMAKEVGGKGGGKPDMAQAGGPDSAKLPAALEKLYELVKGAGAA